A window of Mucilaginibacter paludis DSM 18603 contains these coding sequences:
- a CDS encoding carboxymuconolactone decarboxylase family protein, protein MSNRINIAKLEPAAYQAMMGLENYLGHTSLKPAHKELIKIRASQINGCAYCINMHTREARHAGETEQRIYALSAWRDAPYFSEEEEAILALTEEVTLITQRVSDETYLRAASLFDEHYLAQIIMAIVAINAWNRISVSTRLEPEK, encoded by the coding sequence ATGAGCAACAGAATTAACATTGCTAAACTTGAACCAGCCGCTTACCAGGCGATGATGGGTTTAGAAAACTACCTTGGCCATACCTCCCTTAAGCCGGCCCATAAAGAGTTAATTAAAATAAGAGCATCGCAAATTAACGGCTGTGCGTATTGCATCAACATGCACACCAGGGAAGCACGCCACGCAGGCGAAACCGAGCAACGCATTTACGCCCTGAGCGCCTGGCGCGATGCCCCGTACTTTAGCGAGGAAGAAGAAGCTATACTGGCCCTTACCGAAGAGGTTACACTGATTACCCAAAGAGTATCTGACGAAACCTACCTGCGGGCGGCAAGTCTTTTCGATGAGCATTACCTGGCGCAAATTATCATGGCCATTGTGGCCATCAATGCCTGGAACAGGATCAGCGTAAGCACCCGGCTTGAACCTGAAAAATAA